The sequence TATTATCTGAATCCTCTATCAGAGAACATACCATGTACACTTGTCTTCCTTTTTTTATTTCATTAAGTATAAATTTTTCCAACCTCTTCCTCATTGACGGGAATATATGATATGTCTTTATCGCTTTTCGTCCCGCAGGTAATTGATCTATAATCGATATATCCAAATCTCCATACAATACATGCATCAGTGTTCTAGGTATGGGCGTAGCAGACATTACAAGTACATCAGGGTTTTCTGCTTTTCTTGCCAATTCTGCCCGTTGAGTCACTCCGAACCTATGTTGTTCATCGGTTATAACTAACCCTAATCTATTAAACTTTATATTAGCTTGTATCACTGAGTGTGTTCCTATGATTACATCAGATACTCCACTTTCTATTTGTTCCAAATGGATCCTTTTCTCCCGTTCAGTCAATCTACTGGTAAGCAATAGGACATTGATACCAAATGGATAGAGCATATTTTTGACAGTTTGATAATGTTGTTCTGCAAGAATTTCAGTAGGAACCATCATAGCACTCTGATAGCCGTTTACCACTGCCTTCAGCATTGCAGTTACTGCGATAACCGTTTTCCCCGATCCTACATCACCCTGAATCAATCTATTCATAGGAAATTTATCTTCCATATCTTTTATCACATCGTCCATTACCATTTGTTGGGCTTCGGTCAATTTATACGGAAGAGTATCTAAAAACTTATATATCTCTTCTTTTCCTCGTAGAAATCTTATTCCTTCCTTGCTTTCTGTATTTTTCTTTTTCAGGAAAAACAGACTTAATTGGAGCATAAATAATTCTTCAAAAACAAGCCGTTCTCTAGCCAAAAGATATGCTTTTTTATTGGCTGGAAAATGTATATCGTGTAACGCCTGCTTTTTTTGAACTAATCTATATTTTTTTAATATATCCTCCGAAAATGTTTCACCAATATTATCTAATGATGTATCAACAACATTTTTCATTATCCTTATCATAGTATTATGAGACAAATTTTTAGTCAATCCATATATAGGGATTATTGATGAAGTGTATAGGTTCTTACCAGTTGAAGTACTTTCCATTATTGGACTATTGATTTGTATTTGTCCAAATCTTCGCTCTACTTTGCCATTGATAAAAAATTCGTCCCCTTTTTTAAATCTTGTTTTCATATACGGCTGATTAAACCATATACAAAAAGCACTGCCTGTTTCATCCTTTACTCTCACCTTGGTTATTGTCAATCTATTCCTAGTTTTAAAATTTTCAGGGGCAGATACTATACTGCATTTTAATGTGTTTTTTTCCCCCAACCTTGCTTCAGATATCTTTCTTATCTCGCTCCGATCATCATACCCCTTAGGAAAGTAATATAAAGCGTCCTCTACCGTGAATATACCTATCTTGTTTAGCAATTTGCTCCTTGCAGGTCCTACTCCTTTTATATATTTTATATCATTGTTTAATATATTCATTTAAATTGCCTCACTCCGATAACCCTTATTAGTTTTAAGGGACGAACTAAAATCAGCTCGTCCCTTAAAACTAATAAAATATTTTATTCAACAGAAATTATATAATAATATACAGGTTGCCCTCCCATATAAAGCTCTACTTCGTAATCCTCATACCGCTGTTCAAGCTCTTTTTTTAATTGCTCACCTTGCTGTTCAGATATTTGATCTCCTGCATATATTGTAATAATTTCGCTAT comes from Clostridia bacterium and encodes:
- the recG gene encoding ATP-dependent DNA helicase RecG, encoding MNILNNDIKYIKGVGPARSKLLNKIGIFTVEDALYYFPKGYDDRSEIRKISEARLGEKNTLKCSIVSAPENFKTRNRLTITKVRVKDETGSAFCIWFNQPYMKTRFKKGDEFFINGKVERRFGQIQINSPIMESTSTGKNLYTSSIIPIYGLTKNLSHNTMIRIMKNVVDTSLDNIGETFSEDILKKYRLVQKKQALHDIHFPANKKAYLLARERLVFEELFMLQLSLFFLKKKNTESKEGIRFLRGKEEIYKFLDTLPYKLTEAQQMVMDDVIKDMEDKFPMNRLIQGDVGSGKTVIAVTAMLKAVVNGYQSAMMVPTEILAEQHYQTVKNMLYPFGINVLLLTSRLTEREKRIHLEQIESGVSDVIIGTHSVIQANIKFNRLGLVITDEQHRFGVTQRAELARKAENPDVLVMSATPIPRTLMHVLYGDLDISIIDQLPAGRKAIKTYHIFPSMRKRLEKFILNEIKKGRQVYMVCSLIEDSDNIDAISAVQLYDYAKKRFNNIKVGLLHGKLKENQKEDIMEKFYQGDIDILVSTTVIEVGVNVPNSTIMVIENAERFGLAQLHQLRGRVGRGNYQAYCILISDLKSKVARERIKVMVNTNDGFEIAEKDLKIRGPGEFFGVKQHGIPELKIADLSKDIRILELAKKAAQEIIDKSDENEEYKKLLYIAVQNFKNKIKQIALN